Within Rhododendron vialii isolate Sample 1 chromosome 12a, ASM3025357v1, the genomic segment CTGCGTTGAGGAAAATGGTGAAGCACGATTTCTTGAGCCAAACCAGACACTTTAAATACAGTTCAAGTTTTCATTTTATTGTCTTCCATACCACAAAACAATAAGCACCAAAATAATCATCACAAAAAACATCTAAGTTAAAAGGCTGAAAACGTGATCAATGTCATTACATTATGAAACCCATGACCAGGAATTTTAATCGATTCCTTTAAGAAAACAAACAGCAGTCAACAGAGAAAAGATGCCACTAGGAGAAGCCACCTCAATTAGGAGTTTAAAACCAGCCAATACTGTTTTATTTTGCCTCTCGTATCCATACGATTTCGCACTTCTCGACAAATCTAATCTGTTTCATTATTCTAAGAGGCTATTCTATTCTACGTAATGAAGAACTTGTTATTCTTAACTCTTGGGCTCACGAATTCCTATCTAAATTACCCGCAAATGCAATGGTGGCCTCGGGTTCAGCAATAACGACCTtccccaacaacaacaacaacaacgacgacaacaacaacaacagaacccatgtagtccctaatcattggaggtatgggcgggggaggattggagacagacctaacctttggcaatatgcacaaaatggctgctctcaaaataccactcaaacagtggcccccctatacctgttttgctgcggaaccatgccccaaaatcaaagccaaatggcatcagagagggcagacCTAGAGATCCAATTCAATAATGACCTTCCCCAACATACCAAAACTAGCTATCACCCCACCAGTTGTAGGAGATGCAAGGATTGATATATAAAATCGTTTGGCATCTAATTAAACCCATGACCAGGAATTTTAATTGATTCCTTTAAGAAAACAAACAGCAGTCAACAGAGAAAAGATGCCACAAGGAGAAGCCACCTCAATTAGGAGTTTAAAATAAGCCAATACTGTTTTATTTTGACTCTCGTTTTGCTACTCATGAACTTACCAGTAGCATCTTCTGATCGCCTTTTACATTGATGGCCAACTTGATGGTAGCATGGGCCACAAAACGGTGATCATGAGATTTGCAGTAGGAAAATTCAGGAGCATCCTTAAACTAGTAAAAGGGACTAAAATTGCTGGGAGCATCCCAATATTGAAATAGAAGAGAATTATGGCTCCAAAATAACATCATAGAATAAACTGCTAGTAACACAATAATGCGTGCAGTTGAATTTTTGTATATTCAGGGGTTGTTACCTCAACAAAATCAGATATACTTTCCAAAGTAGATGCTTTCATGTTTAGTTCCAACCTCTCCAGTTCAGCTTCAAGTTCTGCCTCAATTTTACTCATTAACTCATGGCTCTCTACTTCCTGATCATCCAGCTCTTTCCTCTCGTGTTTTGCAGATTTCTGTTTAGAGGAAGATGCAATGGGTTCTGGATTGCTGGAGGAACAATCAGTTGTCACCTGGGACTGATGGTATTCACCAGCTATCTCCTTCACAGTTAGCATTGCTTTCATCTCAAGCTCCTCTTGCAAATCTCTCACCAAATTCTCACTCTGCTTCAACATTTCACTTAGGTCgtccatttcttttttatttgatatGATGGTTGATATTATGCCAATAGTGATCCCAATAATGAAGAGTAGCATTCCTTCGGGTGAGCCTGACACCAGTAAGAAGTAATGTATTAAAGGGCCCGTGGCATTGAAAAGGCAAAAAGAGCATGAAGCAATTAGTATAAGTTTTCACTTATGAACATATATACCTATGTTCATCGAATGTGGATTGTTCCAGCACGAGGAACAAGACGGGACAGTGGTATGCCACATGTCGTAAATTGTGGTACGGTCCAGGTAGGTTTTCGTCTGGACGGTGGTTAAGTCCGTCAGACGCAACGCGACTAGGGAAATACATTTTTGGGGTTTTTATAAAAGGTTAGAAGCCTATTTCGGTTAGGATTTGTTAGGAAAGTACTCTCTTATCATAAATACTTGTATTTGGATTCATTATTTACATGTGAGAGGCAATATAATAGTCTCAAAAAGGGTTTGGGGAAAGAGAACTTGTTTTTGGACTTGGTTAGATTTTAGAGGGAGTTGCTGCAGAAACACCTCTTTGTTGCTCGTTTGAGCATTCATTTTCCTTTGCATTAGTGGAAGCCTTTGATCAACTGCCAGTGGAAgccgaaccacgtaaatcttttgTCTCTCTTAGTTTGATTGTCTCTCtcgtttgtttggtttggtttgctttgctttgctttgcacattagttcttttctttgatTCAGTATTCATAACCATCAATTTTTCGTACTTCATAGTGCGTTGTGCCTATGGTGGCTCTCCGCACAACAGGGTTCCAAATAACGTTACAAAGTACCATATTTCGGAAGGTGTGTTCTTAAACATAAAGCATTTCCATGGCAAATGCACTGACAAGGAATCAATTCTGGCATGGACAATATGTGGCAGTGCCGCAGTTCATACCTCCCTGAGGTTGCTATGTGAGACACATCATAACCCAGTTGGAGATGACACCCACTTAGTTTCATGGCAACAGCATCTTTTCTGATTACTCTCATATTCATTTATAAAACCAACATTAGAACGTACGTCAATTTAACCAGATTCTTTAGCCCTACTTTCAACGAGGAAATATTtaaaccaaaatcaaatttattCCAGAACCTAGGTTTAAGTTCTCACATGATTGAGTAACTCATTCATCCACACCTAAAAATAGAGCTAACTGATATGCGGCACAAGTGGCCATACAGCGCACATAACTATGAAAGAGCATACTTTCATGCATTGGTTTTGCTATAGGAACCCAAAAGACTTCTAGAAATGAATTAGCTGATGGTCAATATCCTGATAAGTAAAGAAAATACATGAAACTTCAAAAGTGCCAAAACAAGTTCATCACATCATGGGCCTATACCTTGTAAATGAAAAGAGAGTCTATACCTTGCGAAGGAAATGTTCCAACAGATAACCGTGTTGTGGAACTGCTCAACTGCCCCTTTCCAATCCTTTGTTCTGGTTTCCTTACGAGCTCCACAATACCAATTTGTTGCGGTGAATGGGTTCCCAAAGATGTGCTACTAGTATCTTCCAAGGAGATCCCAACTTTGTTCTTAACCCTACGTTCTTTACCACCATCCCGTACGCCAAGTGAATCAATACCCTCTCTTATCATTCTCCTGTTCCCATCAGTAACCAACAACGGCCTCACTGTTTGTGTAAGTGATGGTGGACCTGACCTAATCAAGTAATCTTCCCCTCTTTCTTGATCTCTATACAGCTGGGCAGTAAGGCAACTTTCTAAAGAGTTCAGTGGTTTAGCATAAAACTCATGAGACCACCTACTTCTTAGTGGCCTTCTTCTTGATAATCTATTGGTATCAGATTTGGGTAAAACATCACCACAATTGTCAAAACCCTCACCAACTGAACCCTCCTGACAACTTTGTTTTCCTTGGAATTCTGGAAGCAAACTAGTCATCGTAAGCACATTATAATTCTCATAATTCCCTACATTTGCCAACATTGTAGCACCACTGCCACTGGTAGAAGCATCATTAAGCTGCTCATCTGAAATGTCATCCCCTCTCTCTGAAGATTCTTTCTCTAGTCTTCTTCGCAACCATCTGCGGAAAGGAGATGTTTGGTCCCGAATCTGCTGCAGCAAATCTCTGAAATCAGATTGCCGGGGAGTCGAATTCCCAGAAGATAATTCTGATTCCCCAGACAAGTACTTAGCTAAATACCCAGCACCAGCTGCTGCTGCAAC encodes:
- the LOC131310559 gene encoding uncharacterized protein LOC131310559, whose protein sequence is MDLWVVAAAAGAGYLAKYLSGESELSSGNSTPRQSDFRDLLQQIRDQTSPFRRWLRRRLEKESSERGDDISDEQLNDASTSGSGATMLANVGNYENYNVLTMTSLLPEFQGKQSCQEGSVGEGFDNCGDVLPKSDTNRLSRRRPLRSRWSHEFYAKPLNSLESCLTAQLYRDQERGEDYLIRSGPPSLTQTVRPLLVTDGNRRMIREGIDSLGVRDGGKERRVKNKVGISLEDTSSTSLGTHSPQQIGIVELVRKPEQRIGKGQLSSSTTRLSVGTFPSQGSPEGMLLFIIGITIGIISTIISNKKEMDDLSEMLKQSENLVRDLQEELEMKAMLTVKEIAGEYHQSQVTTDCSSSNPEPIASSSKQKSAKHERKELDDQEVESHELMSKIEAELEAELERLELNMKASTLESISDFVELNPDFEAEVIQGDLKVGLVQSRSDSDASWTPADHTQTANYAVSPRELSLRLHEVIKSRLEARIEELEAALQNSQKKVQSLKWQHRISQTNMASSTPGSPNVNEVYEMDQPFEINLSGEGLDARSEAYDEIIWVADSNQETPDAACRNSHIEEVIPRYHKRLGEGQNKGRDNLIGTLEERILRSRGSSEVAAESEDGESDDELLIRQIVKKSRQGLSTVLNSS